One part of the Thermodesulfobacteriota bacterium genome encodes these proteins:
- a CDS encoding GDP-mannose 4,6-dehydratase: MTPTALITGIAGQDGSYLSELLLEKGYRVVGTVPSLQADDLLRIRHLRNRIRVVEDDLLDQDRLERLFREFSPSEVYNFASHSFLAASFQQPIRATEVIAMGVTRLLEAIRKIAPEARFFQASSSEIFGKPREVPQSETTPFHPRNPYGVSKVYGHLMTVTYRENHGLYACSGILFNHESPRRSPDFVPRKITRAAARIASGLDRELRLGNLESRRDWGFAGDYVRAMWLMLQQDRPDDFVLATGETHSVRELCEEAFSRVGLDYRDYVVQESESFRSPEPLQLVGNPAKAGEVLGWKPQVRFRELVRMMVDADMEETGRNG, from the coding sequence ATGACACCCACCGCATTGATCACCGGGATCGCCGGCCAGGACGGATCCTATCTATCCGAGCTCCTGCTGGAAAAGGGGTACCGCGTCGTCGGGACCGTTCCGAGCCTGCAGGCGGACGACCTGCTCCGGATCCGGCACCTCCGGAACCGGATCCGGGTCGTCGAGGACGACCTGCTGGATCAGGACCGGCTGGAGCGGCTCTTTCGGGAATTCTCCCCTTCCGAGGTGTACAATTTCGCCTCCCACTCCTTTCTGGCCGCTTCGTTTCAGCAGCCCATCCGGGCCACGGAGGTCATCGCGATGGGGGTGACCCGCCTCCTGGAGGCGATCCGGAAGATCGCGCCGGAGGCAAGGTTCTTCCAGGCGTCCAGCAGCGAGATCTTCGGGAAGCCGAGGGAAGTTCCCCAGTCGGAAACCACGCCGTTCCATCCGCGAAACCCGTACGGGGTTTCGAAAGTGTACGGCCACCTGATGACCGTCACCTACCGCGAGAATCACGGCCTGTACGCCTGTTCCGGGATCCTGTTCAACCACGAGAGCCCGCGTCGCAGCCCGGACTTCGTCCCCCGAAAGATCACGCGCGCGGCTGCCCGGATCGCATCGGGGCTCGACAGGGAGCTCCGGCTCGGGAACCTGGAGTCCCGCCGCGACTGGGGGTTCGCCGGAGACTATGTGCGGGCGATGTGGCTCATGCTCCAGCAGGATCGGCCGGACGACTTCGTGCTTGCCACCGGAGAGACCCATTCCGTGCGGGAGCTGTGCGAGGAGGCGTTTTCCCGTGTGGGGCTGGATTACCGCGATTACGTCGTGCAGGAGTCCGAGTCCTTCCGGTCGCCCGAGCCGCTCCAACTGGTGGGAAATCCCGCGAAGGCCGGGGAAGTGCTGGGGTGGAAACCGCAGGTCCGTTTCCGGGAGCTGGTCCGGATGATGGTGGACGCGGACATGGAAGAGACAGGGAGGAACGGATGA
- a CDS encoding cytochrome c biogenesis protein ResB encodes MTTEKSDSSPMDKIWDFFTSIKLAIFTLIVLAVASIFGTIVEQNLPLEKYREIYEDWAFELLLRLNMFDMYHSWWFLLLLVLFTVNLTCCTVDRFPRAWKTVRNPRTKMDEGHEKALPHVERWRKKGTVEEWVPRYTVALSALFAKPLVSEEAGEVHLYAERGTASRFGVYVTHVSIIIIFLGAIVGNVLGFKGFVGIPEGDSVSRVPVRGGARLQDLGFDVRCNRFVVEMYPTGQPKAYISDLSVIEGGREVLRKKDVVVNDPLRYKGVWFYQSSYGEAGGAVARIQVIGPDGSPQGALSLPPNHPVPIPGYGVLRGVNYDQNFQGKGPALEVVVEKPGASPAGFWLFQRNPDLDRARKDSLAFAFGGLAPRMYTGLQVSRDPGVNVVWLGCALMVVGIIMAFFLSHQRVWLRLSPGTDGRVTVVLGGAANRNRLAFEKAFEKIQAGAKAVGE; translated from the coding sequence ATGACAACCGAGAAAAGCGATTCCTCTCCGATGGACAAGATCTGGGATTTCTTCACGTCCATCAAGCTCGCCATCTTCACGCTCATCGTCCTCGCGGTCGCATCGATCTTCGGCACGATCGTGGAGCAGAACCTGCCGCTGGAGAAATACCGGGAAATCTACGAGGACTGGGCGTTCGAGCTGCTGCTCCGGCTCAACATGTTCGACATGTACCATTCCTGGTGGTTCCTCCTGCTACTGGTGCTCTTCACGGTCAACCTGACGTGCTGCACGGTCGACCGGTTCCCCAGGGCCTGGAAGACGGTCCGGAACCCCCGCACGAAAATGGATGAGGGGCACGAAAAGGCGCTGCCGCACGTGGAGCGGTGGAGGAAGAAGGGGACCGTCGAGGAATGGGTCCCGCGGTACACGGTGGCGCTTTCGGCGCTCTTCGCGAAGCCGCTGGTCTCCGAGGAGGCCGGAGAGGTTCACCTATACGCCGAGCGGGGCACGGCTTCCCGGTTCGGTGTCTACGTCACGCATGTCTCGATCATCATCATCTTCCTCGGGGCGATCGTCGGGAACGTCCTCGGATTCAAGGGGTTCGTCGGGATACCGGAAGGGGATTCCGTTTCCCGGGTGCCGGTGCGCGGGGGCGCCCGGCTTCAGGATCTGGGCTTCGACGTGCGCTGCAACCGCTTCGTGGTGGAAATGTACCCGACCGGGCAGCCGAAGGCGTACATCTCCGACCTGAGCGTGATCGAGGGGGGGCGCGAGGTCCTCAGGAAGAAGGACGTCGTGGTGAACGACCCGCTCCGCTACAAAGGGGTCTGGTTCTACCAGTCGAGCTACGGGGAGGCGGGGGGCGCGGTGGCGCGGATCCAGGTGATCGGTCCCGACGGGTCGCCGCAGGGCGCCCTTTCGCTGCCCCCGAACCATCCGGTCCCGATCCCGGGCTACGGCGTCCTTCGCGGCGTGAACTACGACCAGAACTTCCAGGGAAAGGGGCCCGCGCTCGAAGTGGTCGTAGAGAAGCCGGGCGCGTCCCCGGCGGGCTTCTGGCTCTTCCAGAGGAATCCCGACCTCGACCGTGCCCGGAAGGACTCTCTCGCGTTCGCGTTCGGCGGGCTGGCGCCGCGGATGTACACCGGCCTCCAGGTCTCAAGGGACCCCGGCGTCAACGTGGTCTGGCTGGGGTGCGCGCTGATGGTCGTGGGGATCATCATGGCCTTCTTCCTGTCGCATCAAAGGGTCTGGCTGCGCCTGTCGCCGGGAACGGACGGGCGCGTGACCGTCGTCCTCGGGGGCGCCGCCAACCGGAACCGGCTCGCTTTCGAGAAGGCATTCGAAAAAATCCAGGCCGGCGCGAAGGCGGTGGGGGAATGA
- a CDS encoding glycosyltransferase family 1 protein: MAIYLDGMFYRCSGVGRVYENLLEAFSARPEIGEIHTVVPASQRDRFLDRFRMPSVRPIFVDYGPMSGGDLFLKSFVLRPLRNSVRLFFFPGHNVPLTVPGRYIVSVNDITVFSGHFDLPRYRKAGFRWLLSRAVRGAGEVVTISATVKRDLVREFGLPPGKVRVIYPWIRDAFFLPPPEGGAPVPGDYILYLGLRIAHKNVEGVLRAFALIANEFPALKLVIAGSRYSMPDMVDRARSDPRLSGRIVEMTDPSDDEIRRLLGAAKGFVFPSFAEGFGLPPLEAMAAGVPVVCSDIPVFREVYGDAACFVEPSLPESIAAGLRRILGDSAYAGLLSDRGRRRAARYRAGRSIEDYLDLVREDP; the protein is encoded by the coding sequence ATGGCGATCTACCTGGACGGCATGTTCTACCGGTGCTCCGGGGTCGGGCGGGTGTACGAGAACCTCCTGGAGGCGTTTTCGGCCCGGCCGGAAATCGGGGAGATCCATACCGTGGTTCCCGCTTCCCAGAGGGACCGGTTTCTCGACCGGTTCCGGATGCCCTCCGTCAGGCCGATCTTCGTCGATTACGGCCCCATGAGCGGAGGCGACCTCTTTCTGAAATCCTTCGTCCTCCGCCCGCTGCGGAATTCGGTCCGGCTGTTCTTCTTTCCGGGGCACAACGTGCCGCTTACCGTGCCGGGCAGGTACATCGTAAGCGTCAACGACATCACGGTGTTCTCCGGGCATTTCGACCTGCCGCGATACCGGAAGGCGGGTTTCCGGTGGCTCCTCTCCCGCGCGGTGCGAGGGGCCGGGGAGGTCGTCACCATCTCGGCTACGGTGAAGAGGGACCTGGTCCGGGAGTTCGGCCTGCCTCCCGGGAAGGTGCGCGTGATCTATCCGTGGATCCGGGATGCGTTCTTCCTTCCCCCCCCCGAGGGCGGCGCTCCCGTCCCCGGCGATTACATTCTCTACCTCGGGCTGCGAATCGCTCACAAGAACGTCGAGGGAGTCCTCCGGGCGTTCGCGCTCATCGCGAACGAATTTCCCGCGCTGAAACTCGTGATCGCGGGATCCAGATATTCCATGCCCGACATGGTCGACCGGGCGAGGTCGGATCCCCGCCTCTCGGGCCGGATCGTCGAGATGACGGACCCTTCCGACGACGAGATCCGGCGTCTGCTCGGAGCGGCGAAGGGATTCGTGTTCCCTTCGTTCGCGGAAGGTTTCGGATTGCCGCCCCTTGAGGCGATGGCCGCCGGCGTGCCGGTCGTCTGCTCCGATATCCCCGTTTTTCGGGAAGTGTACGGCGATGCGGCGTGTTTCGTCGAACCGTCCCTCCCTGAATCGATCGCCGCCGGGCTCCGGAGGATCCTTGGGGACAGCGCGTATGCAGGCCTCCTGTCGGATCGGGGAAGGCGGCGGGCCGCCCGGTACCGGGCGGGCCGATCCATCGAAGACTATCTCGACCTGGTCCGGGAAGATCCGTGA
- a CDS encoding thioredoxin → MKGSRPAFFLAASAAAGILALGIYRREFGETLLNAVLICLSCIGIG, encoded by the coding sequence ATGAAGGGAAGCCGCCCCGCCTTTTTCCTGGCCGCATCGGCCGCGGCGGGAATCCTGGCGCTCGGGATCTACCGGAGGGAGTTCGGCGAGACGCTCCTGAACGCCGTGCTGATCTGCCTGTCGTGCATCGGGATCGGGTGA
- a CDS encoding glycosyltransferase family 2 protein — protein sequence MPTPAVEARVLVAIPAYREEKKIGAVVRAVREHSPYDILVVNDGSPDRTSEVARAAGAIVLDLPCNLGIGGAVQTAFLYALDRGYDAVARLDGDGQHDPADIPRILEPVLRGEADAAIGSRFLGESMYRVSYPRIFGIRFFRILVNLFTGYRITDPTSGFFAVNRRMMEFYSVHYPSDYPEVDAYILMHRLKAGAVEVPVRMYEREEGKSSITPFRALYYMVKVTLSFLINCIRRLG from the coding sequence ATGCCTACACCGGCCGTTGAGGCGCGCGTCCTCGTTGCGATCCCGGCGTATCGCGAGGAGAAGAAGATCGGCGCGGTCGTCCGGGCGGTGCGCGAGCATTCCCCCTACGATATCCTCGTGGTGAACGACGGCTCCCCGGACCGGACTTCGGAAGTCGCCCGGGCCGCGGGCGCGATCGTCCTGGACCTCCCGTGCAACCTCGGGATCGGCGGCGCGGTGCAGACCGCCTTCCTCTATGCCCTGGACCGCGGCTACGACGCCGTGGCGCGCCTCGACGGGGACGGTCAGCACGACCCCGCCGACATACCGCGGATACTGGAGCCGGTCCTCCGGGGCGAAGCCGACGCGGCGATCGGCTCGCGCTTTCTCGGGGAATCCATGTACCGCGTGTCTTATCCGAGGATCTTCGGCATCCGGTTCTTCCGGATCCTCGTCAACCTGTTCACCGGGTACCGGATCACCGACCCCACATCGGGATTCTTCGCCGTCAACCGGCGCATGATGGAATTCTATTCGGTGCATTACCCTTCCGATTATCCGGAGGTTGACGCCTATATCCTGATGCACCGCCTGAAAGCCGGCGCGGTGGAGGTGCCCGTCCGGATGTACGAGCGCGAGGAGGGAAAATCCTCGATCACGCCCTTCCGGGCGTTATATTATATGGTCAAGGTGACGCTTTCCTTCCTGATCAATTGCATCCGGAGACTCGGATGA
- a CDS encoding glycosyl transferase, with protein sequence MAICTIIAKNYLAFARTLCDSFLEHHPAGTCHVLVIDDPAGRFDPGRERFRIVSLRDLGIEGLPELCFKYNVTELSTAVKPFFIEHLFRTGAADRVLYLDPDILVTNPLDGLYGELDRADVILTPHLDKDYPEDGLFPDDGHILRSGIYNLGFIGMRKCGNTAGLLSWWKGKMRDKCLIDHGRGYFVDQRFIDLATTLFDNISVVRDPGCNVAYWNLHSRKIGMREGRWTCNGDPLRFFHFSNYRPESPHVISGHQTRYDLADLPELRALFDLYRRLLFSNGYEESVKWPYTFDRFDDGSRINDTFRKLYRISGPARRARDPFVRSGHPLSLRLLLPATAILHFTKTFLKERIKASPLFRRLLTPVLGPLPHGKPLVRHGSSRTRSR encoded by the coding sequence ATGGCGATCTGTACGATCATCGCGAAGAATTACCTGGCGTTCGCCCGAACTCTTTGCGATTCCTTCCTGGAGCATCACCCGGCGGGGACGTGCCACGTCCTTGTCATCGACGATCCCGCGGGGCGCTTCGATCCCGGCCGGGAGCGCTTCCGGATCGTTTCCCTGCGGGACCTCGGAATCGAGGGGCTCCCGGAGCTTTGCTTCAAATACAACGTCACCGAGCTCTCCACGGCCGTCAAACCGTTCTTCATCGAGCACCTTTTCCGGACCGGCGCGGCGGACAGGGTCCTGTACCTCGATCCCGACATCCTCGTCACGAATCCCCTCGACGGTCTTTACGGTGAACTGGACCGGGCGGACGTGATCCTCACCCCCCACCTGGACAAGGACTATCCCGAGGACGGTCTCTTCCCCGACGACGGCCATATCCTGAGGAGCGGGATCTACAACCTCGGATTCATCGGCATGCGAAAGTGCGGGAACACGGCCGGACTGCTGTCCTGGTGGAAGGGAAAGATGCGCGACAAGTGCCTGATCGACCACGGCAGGGGATACTTCGTCGATCAGCGGTTCATCGACCTGGCGACGACGCTGTTCGACAACATCTCCGTCGTGCGCGACCCCGGATGCAACGTCGCCTACTGGAACCTGCACAGCAGGAAGATCGGCATGCGCGAAGGGCGATGGACCTGCAACGGGGACCCGCTTCGCTTCTTCCACTTCAGCAACTACAGGCCGGAGAGCCCGCACGTCATCTCGGGCCACCAGACGCGATACGATCTCGCCGACCTGCCGGAGCTGCGCGCCCTCTTCGACCTGTACCGCCGCCTCCTGTTCTCGAACGGCTACGAGGAATCCGTGAAATGGCCGTACACGTTCGACCGTTTCGACGACGGTTCGAGGATCAACGACACGTTCCGGAAACTCTACAGGATCTCCGGACCGGCCCGGCGCGCCCGCGATCCCTTCGTCCGTTCAGGACATCCCCTCTCCCTGCGCCTTCTGCTCCCCGCCACGGCGATCCTCCATTTCACGAAGACCTTCCTGAAGGAACGCATCAAGGCGAGCCCCCTCTTCCGCAGGCTCCTGACGCCGGTGCTGGGGCCGCTACCGCACGGAAAACCGCTCGTCCGTCACGGATCTTCCCGGACCAGGTCGAGATAG
- a CDS encoding DUF2304 domain-containing protein: MNRLAVLSIFASVAFFVYIIEMVRRRKLMEEYSILWLSGSAAVLVLSVKQEWLNRISAAAGIAYPPSLLFLVGMLFIVLILIHFSMTVSKLKHKNKQIAQEVALLKARLEEAEPRRSPEKR; this comes from the coding sequence ATGAACCGGCTCGCCGTGCTGTCCATCTTCGCTTCCGTCGCGTTCTTCGTCTACATCATCGAAATGGTCCGGCGGCGCAAGCTGATGGAGGAGTATTCCATCCTGTGGCTGTCGGGAAGCGCCGCCGTCCTCGTCCTTTCCGTGAAACAGGAATGGCTGAACCGGATCTCCGCGGCGGCGGGGATCGCCTACCCGCCGTCCCTCCTCTTCCTGGTCGGGATGCTCTTCATCGTCCTGATCCTCATCCACTTCTCCATGACCGTCTCGAAGCTCAAGCACAAGAACAAGCAGATCGCGCAGGAGGTCGCTTTACTGAAGGCCCGGCTGGAAGAGGCGGAGCCCCGTCGATCCCCGGAAAAACGGTAG
- a CDS encoding glycosyltransferase has product MKILHLGKYFPPEPGGMEVVVKSFSDATAASVANYCLVADRAGKTRIETSGSTTVHYLRQAGTFLLAPVLPGLPRILHRLRRTGGFPAILLHYPNPTAVFALFLSLLARPKREKIVVWNHADTLLAERWKRALYALFRPIEEFVFRRADAFVAATPHHVSSSDTFRRFADRTAIIPYAIPDRWFEIGKREEIEAARVRERLGGPFLLFVGRLVPYKGLATLVRAAERIPCRIAIVGTGPLEGELRREIEARGLAGRVLLLGAADDLRPYYLGCEFFVLPSVSTLEGFGIVQIEAMSLGKPVVSSDLPSGVTYVNIDGETGLVFRVGDDAALAEACNRLLADPELKARLGENARKRTYRMFSYTAMAEAAVPFFARLCGRNG; this is encoded by the coding sequence ATGAAGATCCTCCACCTCGGGAAATATTTCCCTCCGGAGCCCGGCGGCATGGAGGTCGTCGTCAAAAGTTTCTCGGATGCGACGGCCGCATCCGTGGCGAACTACTGCCTCGTGGCGGATCGCGCGGGAAAGACGCGGATCGAGACTTCCGGCAGCACAACGGTCCACTACCTTCGACAGGCGGGAACCTTCCTGCTGGCCCCCGTGCTGCCCGGCCTTCCCCGGATCCTGCACCGGCTGAGGCGCACGGGCGGGTTTCCCGCCATCCTGCTCCACTATCCAAACCCGACGGCCGTCTTCGCCCTGTTCCTGTCGCTCCTGGCGCGACCGAAGCGGGAGAAGATCGTCGTCTGGAACCATGCCGACACCCTCCTCGCGGAGCGGTGGAAGCGGGCGTTGTACGCTCTGTTCCGGCCGATCGAGGAGTTCGTTTTCCGCCGGGCCGACGCCTTCGTGGCGGCGACGCCGCATCATGTGTCCTCCTCGGACACGTTCCGGCGGTTCGCCGACCGCACCGCCATCATCCCGTATGCGATTCCGGACCGATGGTTCGAAATCGGGAAGCGTGAGGAGATCGAGGCGGCCAGAGTCCGGGAGCGGCTGGGGGGCCCGTTCCTTCTATTTGTCGGCCGGCTCGTCCCGTACAAGGGGCTCGCGACTCTGGTGCGGGCCGCCGAACGGATCCCGTGCCGCATCGCGATCGTCGGAACAGGCCCTTTGGAAGGGGAGCTGAGGCGGGAGATCGAAGCGCGCGGGCTGGCCGGCCGGGTCCTCCTGCTCGGCGCCGCGGACGATCTGCGCCCGTACTACCTGGGGTGCGAATTCTTCGTCCTGCCCTCCGTATCCACGCTGGAGGGGTTCGGCATCGTGCAGATCGAGGCGATGTCGCTGGGGAAACCCGTGGTCAGCAGCGATCTGCCGAGCGGGGTGACCTACGTGAATATCGACGGGGAAACCGGGCTCGTGTTCCGCGTCGGAGACGACGCTGCGCTGGCGGAGGCGTGCAACCGCCTGCTGGCCGATCCGGAGCTGAAGGCACGGCTCGGGGAAAACGCGAGGAAGAGGACATACAGGATGTTTTCCTACACCGCGATGGCCGAGGCGGCGGTGCCGTTCTTCGCCCGTCTTTGCGGCCGGAACGGGTGA
- a CDS encoding class I SAM-dependent methyltransferase — protein sequence MITRKSCRVCDGSLEPVLDLGELYVSDFISPGAPDGTKAPLELVLCGDCRLLQLKHTVPAETMYRNYWYRSGTNQTMRNALADIANKAETLIHLKGSEAVVDIGCNDGTLLASYRTEGIRKIGFDPAENLAEFSRRAADKLVVGFFTGEAFRKDPELAGCRPRIVTSIAMFYDLEDPNRFVADVKAVMDPEGLWIVQMSYLPLMLKTNEFGNICHEHLEYYSLSSFEYLLGRHGFEVVDVELNDINGGSIRAYIRNREADPERFADPTYRELARERVLALRNEEIRMGLDDIRTYKEFAVWVNRIREDVVGFIRDQVAKGKKVYVYGASTKGNTLLQYFGLDRTLIGGAAERNRDKWGRVTVGTHIPIVSEEEARAAKPDFFLVLPWHFLEEFRQREKEYLFGGGKFIVPMPHFMLI from the coding sequence ATGATCACGCGCAAGTCCTGCCGTGTATGCGACGGGTCTCTGGAGCCCGTGCTCGACCTGGGAGAGCTTTATGTTTCGGATTTCATATCTCCCGGGGCCCCCGACGGCACGAAGGCGCCGCTGGAGCTGGTCCTGTGCGGGGATTGCCGGCTCCTGCAGCTCAAGCATACGGTCCCGGCCGAAACGATGTACCGGAACTACTGGTACCGATCCGGTACGAACCAGACCATGCGGAATGCGCTGGCCGACATCGCGAACAAGGCGGAGACGCTCATCCACCTCAAGGGGAGCGAGGCCGTCGTCGACATCGGGTGCAACGACGGGACCCTCCTCGCCTCGTACCGGACGGAGGGAATCCGGAAGATCGGCTTCGATCCGGCGGAGAATCTCGCGGAGTTCTCCCGCCGGGCCGCCGACAAGCTCGTAGTGGGATTTTTCACGGGGGAAGCCTTCCGGAAAGACCCGGAGCTGGCAGGATGCAGGCCCAGGATCGTCACGAGCATCGCGATGTTCTACGACCTGGAGGACCCCAACCGGTTCGTCGCGGACGTCAAGGCCGTGATGGATCCCGAAGGACTCTGGATCGTCCAGATGAGCTACCTGCCGCTGATGCTCAAGACCAACGAATTCGGCAACATCTGTCACGAGCATCTCGAGTATTACTCCCTCTCCTCGTTCGAATACCTGTTGGGGCGGCACGGGTTCGAGGTTGTCGATGTCGAGCTGAACGACATCAACGGGGGAAGCATCCGCGCGTACATCCGCAACCGGGAGGCGGACCCGGAGCGATTCGCCGATCCGACGTACCGGGAGCTGGCGCGGGAACGGGTCCTGGCCCTCCGAAACGAGGAGATCCGGATGGGGCTGGACGATATCCGGACCTACAAGGAGTTCGCCGTCTGGGTAAACCGGATTCGGGAGGATGTGGTCGGATTCATCCGGGATCAGGTGGCGAAGGGGAAAAAAGTGTACGTATACGGGGCCTCCACGAAGGGGAACACCCTGCTGCAGTATTTCGGGCTCGACCGCACCCTGATCGGAGGGGCCGCGGAGCGGAACCGGGACAAATGGGGAAGAGTGACCGTCGGGACGCACATCCCCATCGTCTCGGAGGAAGAGGCCCGCGCCGCGAAGCCGGACTTCTTCCTCGTCCTTCCGTGGCATTTCCTCGAGGAATTCCGGCAGCGGGAGAAAGAGTACCTGTTCGGAGGGGGGAAGTTCATCGTCCCCATGCCGCATTTCATGCTGATCTAA
- the ccsB gene encoding c-type cytochrome biogenesis protein CcsB — translation MSNVLLFNLTTVLLGVASALYLGALYAKNEKIAVYGTWICALAGVSSTAALGVRWYESYQMGIGRIPVTNLYESLVFFAWSMILIYLAVERKYGSRTFGAFVLPIAFFTMVFAVTNDSSIQPLVPALQSYWLHAHVITCFVGYAAFAVSAGVAVMYLLKVRQEDAKVSQGIVGLLPSGKALDDLVYRAIIWGFPFLTAGIITGAAWANYAWGTYWSWDPKETWSLIVWLVYAVYLHARITRGWHGKRTAILSIVGFLATLFCYLGVNLVLSGLHSYGGG, via the coding sequence ATGAGCAACGTCCTCCTGTTCAACCTCACCACCGTCCTGCTCGGCGTCGCGTCCGCCCTCTATCTCGGGGCCCTGTACGCGAAAAACGAAAAGATCGCGGTCTACGGAACATGGATCTGCGCGCTGGCGGGCGTGTCGTCCACCGCGGCGCTCGGAGTGCGCTGGTACGAGTCCTACCAGATGGGGATCGGCCGCATCCCCGTCACCAACCTCTACGAGTCGCTGGTCTTCTTCGCCTGGTCGATGATCCTGATCTACCTGGCCGTCGAGAGGAAGTACGGCAGCCGGACCTTCGGCGCGTTCGTCCTGCCCATCGCGTTCTTTACGATGGTGTTCGCGGTGACGAACGACAGCTCCATCCAGCCGCTGGTCCCGGCGCTCCAGTCCTACTGGCTGCACGCGCACGTCATCACCTGTTTCGTCGGGTACGCGGCGTTCGCGGTATCCGCAGGCGTGGCCGTCATGTACCTCCTCAAGGTCCGTCAGGAGGACGCGAAGGTCTCGCAGGGGATCGTAGGATTGCTTCCCTCGGGGAAGGCGCTCGACGACCTGGTCTACCGCGCGATCATATGGGGGTTCCCGTTCCTCACCGCCGGGATCATCACCGGCGCAGCATGGGCGAACTACGCCTGGGGGACCTACTGGTCCTGGGACCCGAAGGAGACCTGGTCGCTGATCGTGTGGCTGGTGTACGCCGTTTACCTGCATGCGCGGATCACGCGGGGGTGGCACGGGAAGCGGACCGCCATCCTGTCGATCGTGGGGTTCCTGGCCACGCTGTTCTGCTACCTCGGCGTCAACCTGGTGCTCTCGGGGCTGCACTCATACGGCGGGGGATGA
- a CDS encoding 4Fe-4S binding protein, with translation MGAGFLKRRIFQGIGAVLPNAYVQGFLSASLYQGPLKNVCTPLLNCYACPSALLSCPIGTLQHFMAIRTVPFYAVGTLSVIGASVGRMTCGTLCPFGTLQDLLYKFRSWKFTIPRWARYLRYVALVVLVLAIPLLTREHWFSKLCPVGTLIAGIPWATLNAGVRAMIGAMFWVKISILLFFVTASTMAKRPFCRAACPLGAIFSLFNKASFVQLAWNPDTCTRCGKCRKICPVDIRPDRKATDPECVRCLDCTLCPSLKATTVFRSDPFAPGLPRLESPIPGGQGK, from the coding sequence TTGGGCGCCGGGTTTCTGAAGCGGCGGATCTTCCAGGGGATCGGGGCGGTGCTGCCCAACGCCTATGTGCAGGGATTCCTCTCCGCGTCGCTGTACCAGGGGCCGCTGAAGAACGTCTGCACCCCCTTGCTGAACTGCTACGCCTGCCCTTCGGCCCTCCTGTCCTGTCCCATCGGGACGCTGCAGCACTTCATGGCGATCCGGACCGTGCCGTTCTACGCGGTGGGGACCCTCTCCGTCATCGGGGCGTCGGTCGGCCGGATGACCTGCGGCACCCTCTGCCCGTTCGGCACCCTGCAGGACCTGCTGTACAAGTTCCGGTCCTGGAAATTCACGATCCCGCGGTGGGCGAGGTATCTCCGGTACGTCGCTCTGGTCGTCCTCGTGCTCGCGATTCCGCTCCTCACCCGGGAACACTGGTTTTCCAAGCTGTGCCCCGTGGGCACCCTCATCGCCGGGATCCCGTGGGCCACGCTGAACGCGGGCGTCCGCGCCATGATCGGGGCGATGTTCTGGGTGAAGATCTCTATCCTGCTCTTCTTCGTCACCGCGTCCACGATGGCGAAGCGCCCCTTCTGCCGCGCGGCCTGCCCGCTCGGCGCGATCTTCTCCCTGTTCAACAAGGCGAGCTTCGTGCAGCTCGCATGGAACCCCGATACCTGCACCCGCTGCGGGAAATGCCGGAAGATCTGCCCGGTCGACATCCGGCCGGACCGGAAAGCCACGGATCCGGAATGCGTGCGGTGCCTCGACTGCACGCTATGCCCGAGCCTGAAGGCGACGACCGTATTCCGCTCCGATCCATTCGCGCCGGGGCTTCCGCGGCTGGAGAGTCCGATCCCGGGAGGCCAGGGGAAATGA